One part of the Excalfactoria chinensis isolate bCotChi1 chromosome 8, bCotChi1.hap2, whole genome shotgun sequence genome encodes these proteins:
- the EPHX4 gene encoding epoxide hydrolase 4, producing MARPGAACQPPARRVMVAARALLFWALVYSYCGVCACIAGLRLLWSIGRRPGETFRWVMRENPPACLNDPSLGTHCYVRIKDSGLRFHYVAAGERGKPLMLLLHGFPEFWYSWRHQLREFKSEYRVVALDLRGYGETDAPSHKENYKLDFLITDIKDILESLGYNKCVLIGHDWGGMIAWLVAICYPEMVTKLIVVNFPHPSVFTEYILRHPSQLIKSGYYFFFQMPWFPEFMFTVNDFKVLKSLFTSQTTGIGRKGCRLTAEDIEAYLYVFSQPGALTGPINHYRNIFSCLPLQHHEVIMPTLLLWGERDAFMEVEMAEITRIYVKNHFRLTILSEASHWLQQDQPDIVNKLIWTFLKEDTTRKRE from the exons aTGGCTAGACCGGGTGCTGCGTGCcagccgcccgcccgccgggTGATGGTGGCCGCACGGGCGCTGCTCTTCTGGGCGCTGGTGTACAGCTACTGCGGAGTGTGCGCCTGCATCGCCGGGCTGCGGCTGCTATGGAGCATCGGCCGGCGGCCGGGCGAGACCTTCCGCTGGGTGATGCGGGAGAACCCTCCCGCCTGTCTCAACGACCCCTCCCTGGGCACCCACTGCTACGTCCGGATCAAG gATTCTGGGTTAAGATTCCACTATGTGGCTGCTGGAGAAAGGGGTAAACCACTCATGTTGCTGCTTCATGGCTTTCCAGAATTCTG GTATTCTTGGCGCCATCAATTGCGGGAATTTAAAAGTGAATATCGAGTGGTGGCCCTGGATTTGAGAGGTTATGGAGAAACAGATGCTCCTTCTCACAAAGAAAACTACAAATTAGATTTCCTGATAACAGATATAAAAGATATTTTGGAATCTCTAG GATACAACAAGTGCGTGTTGATTGGCCATGACTGGGGAGGAATGATCGCTTGGTTAGTGGCTATATGTTACCCTGAAATGGTGACTAAACTGATCGTGGTTAATTTCCCTCATCCTTCAGTGTTTACAG aatacATTCTACGACATCCATCACAATTGATTAAATCTGGTTACtacttctttttccaaatgCCATGGTTTCCTGAATTCATGTTTACAGTAAATGATTTCAAG GTTCTGAAAAGTTTATTTACCAGCCAGACCACTGGAATTGGAAGGAAAGGATGTAGATTAACAGCAGAGGATATTGAAGCATATCTCTATGTCTTTTCACAACCTGGAGCATTAACTGGACCTATCAAccattacagaaatattttcag ctgcctACCTCTGCAGCACCATGAAGTCATCATGCCAACCCTGCTCCTATGGGGAGAAAGAGATGCATTTATGGAAGTTGAGATGGCAGAAATTACAAGGATTTAtgttaaaaatcatttcagattAACTATTTTGTCCGAAGCCAGTCATTGGCTCCAGCAGGATCAACCTGACATAGTCAACAAGTTGATATGGACCTTTCTAAAAGAAGACACAACAAGAAAGAGAGAATGA